The stretch of DNA ACCAATGTCTGCAGCTTGTGATTTTCAACCCCATGAATCCACTTTCGAGAAAGTAAACTGGTGCACAAAGCGGGCTCCATCGGAAGTGAAAGTCGCGCTTTTTCAAACTCCACCGTAAGAAATCCCAAATCAAACGGAGCATGATGAGCAAGTACTATGCTACCTTTAAAAAAATTATGGATCTCTTCAATTTTTTCCGACATCTGCGGCGAGGTCGCCACCATCTCATTAGTAATTCCATGAATTCCAATGATGAATTCCGTCATCAGCTCACGCGGCTTCAAGAGAAATTGAAGTCTGCCGACCTCTTGTCCTTGAAACCATTTTACCGCCCCAAATTCCACGACATCATGACCAATGGGATAAGCTCCACTGGTTTCCGTATCGAAAGCGACAAAGGAATATTGATTTAACGGCAGATCTAGATTCATAGAGACGACAGAATACATTGTTCTTCGCTTTTGGTCCAGTTCCCCGCCCCCGATCCTCGTGATTTCTTTGTTTTTCAGGGCGCGGTAGTTCACAATAAAGCGAACTATCTATGCGAAGATACATTGCTTTTATCTCTATTCTAATTTCATCATGGTCCGCCCTAGGGGCTGAAACCAATTCACCCACATTTGCACTAACCGGTGATGTAACCCTGACATCTCATTATGTAGAGAACGGATTGTCCCAATCCGACAAGTCCCCCGCATTGCAAGGATCCTTCTGGTTTAACTTCGGGCCGCAATTTCGACTCGGACTTTGGGGGTCGAACACCAACTATCCGGGCAGCGATGATCATTTTAATCTGCGTGGCATGGCGGAAATCAAAGTGGCCTTTTCGCAAACAAGCCACATGGCCGTTTCGTACCAACAAAGCCAGTTTTACAACGGCGGCGAGCATAACGGGAACATCTTAGGCTTGCACGTGGGTTTTATGACCGACTATCGAATCTCTTACGAAAGCATGAGTAACTGGGAGGCCACAGAAGCTCGCTCCGCTCGCGTGGGCTTTGGTCGCACGTTCAACGTTTTTAGTACTTGGAAATGGGATAACGAAATCGGTTACAACGATCCGAAAGCTTTAAACTTCAATCCCTATTTTGATGCTAAGACAGCGATTGGTACAAAATGGAGTGTAATCTATTTTGAAGGCGCCCTTACCGGAACCAGCGAAAGTTCCCAGTTTGATGGCGCCGGAGATTTCTTTTTTATTCTGAGTGCGAAGACGGATCTTTAATTCCCGTCTCTTCTTTTAAATGCTCATCCACTTGTCGCTTCAACGCTTCGCCTTGAGTTTCTTTTGCTGACGGAGCTGATGCTTTTTTACGATTGCTGACTTGATTCACGAAATTGTCATACACCGACATATCTACTCGAGAAGGCCCAAACAAAGCATCTAACTTACGCGGCTTACGTCCGTCGGAAGTGATTTCCTTCTGAGAAATTTTAATACGGATGAAGCCCACAAGCTTGGCCGGATCAATCTCTCCACGCTTTTCTTTGACGTTAATACCACCATCTACGGTGACAGTATTACTTTCAAGAGAAGCCAAGATCTTATTTCTTACGATATCAAAACGCTCGGACGCTACTTTATTCGCTGACATCACACTGCTGTCCGGAACCGCTTGCACGAAAAGTCCGGAAGTGATTTTAATATCTGCATCTTTAAGTCCCGTTGTAACACCTTTGATTTTATCCATCACCGACACGAATTTTGAATTCGGTTGAGCACTGCCTCTTTCAAAAAGCATGTAATCCGGAATATCAAAATCAAATCCATCCGGAGTGACAACGACGTTTTTCGCCACGTCGGTCATCTTGTCTGCCATATAAGCCGCCACCACTTTTGTCGACCCCATGTCTAACAAATTTGGCGTTTTATCCGCAGGCTCCATAAAGCTTTGGAACGCTTTTAGTGGCTCATTTAAAAGATCCAAGAAAAGTTTTTCTAAGGTGATTTCAGTCCCGAAGTTATAAAAGTTGTATTCAATAATTGACGGTGTCGAGAAATAATCAGAAACAGCTTTTTTTGTTTCTTCAGATTGTCCAACGATCCACATGACCAGGAAGAATGCCATCAAGGCGGTCATGAAGTCGGCAAGAGCCACCTTCCAGGAACCCCCGTGACCACCGCCTCCAGAGACGATGATCTTTTTAATGACGATTGTTTGTTTCTTCTCTGCCATATTTCCTCAATAATTCAGTTCAGCCTGCGCGCCGTCCGGCGCTCCGGCATCCTCGCCGCGGGCGTTAAGCTGCCTTTTTAATTTCTTTCGTGGCTTTATCTACTTCAGCAAATGTGGGTCTTTCTTCTGGCATGATCGAGCGGCGTGCGTACTCAACACACACGATCGGAGGTGCCCCCCGTTGCAACGCTACGAGTGCAGCTTTAATACAACCTAAGTAACGACCTTCTGCTTCGATATCTGCCGCAATTTTTGTCGCCGTAGGTTCAATCAAACCGTAGGCGCAAAATACCCCTAACATCGTTCCCACAAGGGCATGGGCAACGTATTCCCCGATGACTTCCGTACCGGCCGTCAAAACACCCATCGTCTTAACGATACCAAGAACGGCGGCAACGATCCCTAGCCCCGGGAACCCCCCGGCAACCGCGGCAATCGCATGTTGGGCTAGATGTTCTTCGGCGTGAATACCTTTGATATCCGCATCCAATAAATCATCAACGTCATAGGGGGAAAGTTCTGCCGACAAAGTCACCTTCATCGTGTCGCAAAGAAAATCCACCGCGTGATGGTTATGCATGAAACTTGGATACGCTTTAAAGATTTCAGACTTTTCTGGTTCCTCAACGTGTTTCTCGATACCTTGAGGGCCTTCTTTACGAAATGCTTGGAACAACTGGAAAAGCATTTGTAGAAGCTCAATATAATCTTTTTTCTGAGGACCCTTCGCCGTCATCGCCTTGATGGAGAGTTTAAATCCCATCTTAACGATCTTCATTGGATTGGCGATCACATAACCACCGAAGGCCGATCCCCCGATGATGACCATTTCTAGTACGGCAGCTTCGATGATGACG from Bdellovibrio bacteriovorus encodes:
- a CDS encoding TorF family putative porin; this translates as MRRYIAFISILISSWSALGAETNSPTFALTGDVTLTSHYVENGLSQSDKSPALQGSFWFNFGPQFRLGLWGSNTNYPGSDDHFNLRGMAEIKVAFSQTSHMAVSYQQSQFYNGGEHNGNILGLHVGFMTDYRISYESMSNWEATEARSARVGFGRTFNVFSTWKWDNEIGYNDPKALNFNPYFDAKTAIGTKWSVIYFEGALTGTSESSQFDGAGDFFFILSAKTDL
- a CDS encoding exonuclease domain-containing protein, encoding MNLDLPLNQYSFVAFDTETSGAYPIGHDVVEFGAVKWFQGQEVGRLQFLLKPRELMTEFIIGIHGITNEMVATSPQMSEKIEEIHNFFKGSIVLAHHAPFDLGFLTVEFEKARLSLPMEPALCTSLLSRKWIHGVENHKLQTLVKHLQIDGGQAHRAYDDAKACLHVALACFEKMGEGVTLKRAIESQGKNLWWKDYSLMLNSEEKIKVLIEAILNKKDVDMIYQGGSKKGETRRLTPIGIVRNPDGDFLQAHCHQEQTAKRYYMNKIGDVALVF
- a CDS encoding flagellar motor protein MotB, with the protein product MAEKKQTIVIKKIIVSGGGGHGGSWKVALADFMTALMAFFLVMWIVGQSEETKKAVSDYFSTPSIIEYNFYNFGTEITLEKLFLDLLNEPLKAFQSFMEPADKTPNLLDMGSTKVVAAYMADKMTDVAKNVVVTPDGFDFDIPDYMLFERGSAQPNSKFVSVMDKIKGVTTGLKDADIKITSGLFVQAVPDSSVMSANKVASERFDIVRNKILASLESNTVTVDGGINVKEKRGEIDPAKLVGFIRIKISQKEITSDGRKPRKLDALFGPSRVDMSVYDNFVNQVSNRKKASAPSAKETQGEALKRQVDEHLKEETGIKDPSSHSE
- the motA gene encoding flagellar motor stator protein MotA; its protein translation is MGFVGIIIVFATVFGGYIAGHGKMGVIIEAAVLEMVIIGGSAFGGYVIANPMKIVKMGFKLSIKAMTAKGPQKKDYIELLQMLFQLFQAFRKEGPQGIEKHVEEPEKSEIFKAYPSFMHNHHAVDFLCDTMKVTLSAELSPYDVDDLLDADIKGIHAEEHLAQHAIAAVAGGFPGLGIVAAVLGIVKTMGVLTAGTEVIGEYVAHALVGTMLGVFCAYGLIEPTATKIAADIEAEGRYLGCIKAALVALQRGAPPIVCVEYARRSIMPEERPTFAEVDKATKEIKKAA